Within Candidatus Saccharibacteria bacterium, the genomic segment GTCCTACATGGTTTTCCATGACACCACACTGAAAGAACTTGCCACCCGCCGTCCCCAAACCAAGCAAGCCCTACTAGCCATAAAAGGCATGGGAAAAATGAAGCTTGAAAAATATGCACCCAGTCTTCTCAAATTACTGATCTCCGAACCCACTTAGCGCAACGCTCGTCAGGAGTCATACTAGCACTCGTAGTTGGTCGCAATTTTATCTCACTCTGGTATCATGATGGTATGACGGAAAATCAAAAGACAGGGCAGGGGGGCAGAAAGCCCTGGTGGGTAAAACGGAAGCAGGGGGCTAAGCCTGTTGTGGCGCCGCCAAAGCCGAAGGGTAATTATGCATTTATTGACAGTCAAAACCTGAATCTTGGGGTGCAGAAGATCGGGTGGAAGATGGATTGGCACAAGTTTCGGGAATGGCTTAAGTCTGAGTACAACGTCGAGCAAGCGTTTATGTTCATTGGCTACATGCCGGACAACGAATCACTTTACGAGCAGATGTACGCTCATGGTTTTTTGGTTGTGCTAAAACCGACTGTGGATATCAAACCAACGCAGCAAGTAAAAGCCGTTGAAGATTCCTCGACTTTGTCCGGGGTATCAAAACCTAGCAAACCAGGTGAAAATATGGGCAAGAAAACAGAGGAGACAGAAAAATCCCAGGTGAAGGGGA encodes:
- a CDS encoding NYN domain-containing protein, yielding MTENQKTGQGGRKPWWVKRKQGAKPVVAPPKPKGNYAFIDSQNLNLGVQKIGWKMDWHKFREWLKSEYNVEQAFMFIGYMPDNESLYEQMYAHGFLVVLKPTVDIKPTQQVKAVEDSSTLSGVSKPSKPGENMGKKTEETEKSQVKGNIDADLVLYAMKELPNYDKAVIVSGDGDFFSLIEYLRDEKKLLKVLAPNRRFSTLLQGFDEYIEGIDQHRRELAYRDFRHKKPNTRTR